CAATCTGCCCTCACAAGAGCACAGCGAGCAGGCAATGCCCTGGGTGCGTGTTCAAAATCCCCATCCGGTGATAATCATCCCCGAGAAAGTGCCGGAGGGCGCTCAACTGAGGTTAGGTGATGACCGAACGGTTCACAAAATCAGCCGTCCGCAACATTTTCTACGGCGGTTCCGCATTCTTCTTCGTCACCTTCGTGGCGCTCACGCTCCACAGCCACTACTACATGGTGACGGTCAGCACTGATGAATCGACGCTGACCGAGGGCGTCGTGCGCGGTAAACATGTCTGGGAAAAGCACTCCTGCATCAACTGCCACTCGCTGCTTGGCGAGGGCGCCTACTTCGCGCCCGAACTCGGCAATGTCTGGGTCCGCTATGGCGGCCGGGAAGACCCGGAGGGTGCCCGGGCGGCCCTGGTCGCCTGGATGCAGTCCCAGCCCAGCGGCATCGAGGGCCGCCGCCAAATGCCGCAGTTCAACCTCACCGACCAGGAACTGAACGACCTTTCCGACTTCCTGGAGTGGACCAGCCGCATCAACACGCAGGGCTGGCCGCCG
This Skermanella mucosa DNA region includes the following protein-coding sequences:
- a CDS encoding c-type cytochrome, producing MTERFTKSAVRNIFYGGSAFFFVTFVALTLHSHYYMVTVSTDESTLTEGVVRGKHVWEKHSCINCHSLLGEGAYFAPELGNVWVRYGGREDPEGARAALVAWMQSQPSGIEGRRQMPQFNLTDQELNDLSDFLEWTSRINTQGWPPNDAG